Part of the Triticum urartu cultivar G1812 chromosome 2, Tu2.1, whole genome shotgun sequence genome, ATATTTCTATTTTTCTATCATTGGGCTAATTCGTTTTGAACTAATAACATTTCACAGCTTGTGCTTCGTTTTGCGAACCGTTTGTTCTTACCACTTTGGAACCGTGACAATGTTGATAATATACAGGTATGCTTGTTTTACGTTGTCTTGTTAGTACTTAGGAGTTAGAAGTAGGTAATTTACAAAGTTACAATTGCTTACACAAGAAATGCATAACCTGCAGTCACTGCACCATGTATGAATGTATTTTATGTGGGTTATTGCATAAGATTTTCCTGCTTATAATTTATTTTTATCTTTTTGAATTGAACTGACATTTATGACCCCCACATAAACAAGAAGTTGTGCGGCAGCTACAAAGTAGGAATTTAATAATAGCTTCAGTCTGTAACGTATCCAATATTACAGATTGTATTCAGGGAGGACTTCGGAACTGATGGACGTGGAGGATATTTTGATCAATATGGGTAAGTAGAAACATTACATTTTATTAATAAGTTGTctaatacaaaattgtacccttTGTTCCATAATATGAAATCATGCCCTTATAAGCATATTGATCTCGTAAAATATCTGGTAAGCAAGGTTTACATATTTTAGATATGTCACAGGTCCTAGATTCCTAGTTGGTCCTTATTGATCAACATGTTCATTTTTGTATTTGAAAGTGAGAATGGTGTATTTGgctttattttagaattttgtaGAGTTCaacattgtactccctccgttcctaaatatttgtctttctagagatttcaacaagtgactatatacggagcaaaataagtgaatctatactctaaaatatgtctacatacatccgtatgtggtagtccatttgaaatctctaagaagacaaatatttaggaacggagggagtaagtTATTAGATTATAATTTTATAGCAACCAAAGCACTCATTACTGAATTCTAGTAAAATTCAGTATGCTTATATCATCCTTAACTATTGGGATTTTACTTGCATATCTTCATTATTTAGCATAGAAGTACCTAACCTCCCTCTTGTTACTGCAGAATCATCCGTGATATCATTCAGAACCATTTGTTGCAGGTAAAAACTAATAAGATTCCATACGATATTATTTCGTCATTTTATCATGGGCTTTAGTATTTAGTCTTGATTTGAGACAGATAAACACTTTATGTTATATAACTTGTATACATGTAAGGCTGCGTTTGCCATTGCTGTGGATTATGATATTCCAGCTTATCCAACTAGCTTTTTACTATTTTTGTAAACTTATATCTAGTTCCATGGCTATTTTTTGGCAGCAGATTATTAAATATTCAGCACAGCTTCATTGTATTTAACATTGACGGGCACAGCTTTCATGCTGAATCAAATATGGCTTAACTAATAAACTAATAAACTATTGTAGAACTCTTTGTAGAGTACAAATGTTCTTAGGCATTGAACAGCCCACTAATAAATTATTGCTACCTTTTTGCAGGTTTTCTGTTTGGTTGCAATGGAAAAGCCTGTATCTCTTAAGCCTGAGCACATTAGAGATGAGAAAGTCAAGGTTCTTATCTCCCTCTACCCTCCACACGCTACTACTATAGTGCAGATCTGTTAGTTACAACAAACTAGTGTAGCAGAGTACACATCTTATGTTTTGCATTCTAGTTTAGTCCTAACCAAAATCAATTTCCTTTGTTAATGTCAGGTTCTGCAATCCGTGAACCCGATAAAGGACGAAGAGGTAGTCCTTGGACAATATCAGGGCTACAAGGATGACCCTACAGTGCCAGATGACTCTAATACCCCAACGTTTGCATCTATTGTACTTAGGGTACACAATGAAAGATGGGAAGGTATGTCTTTTAACCAGCATATCTTCTTTGACTTGATATGCCTTTGTTCTGGATTATAGTATCTTCAGTTTTGGTATTAACTCCCAAATATTCATATCCGACAGGTGTTCCTTTCATTCTTAAAGCTGGTAAAGCATTAAACTCAAGAAAAGCAGAAATTCGTGTGCAGTTCAAGGATGTTCCCGGTGACATTTTTAAATGTATGTACTCCGAAGTTAATTCATGGTGCACTGAATTCTGTGTGCATACAAAGTCACTACCTAATCCAGTGTTTTTCAATACTACTAAAAAATATGAATGAAGTGCCCTACATTATCTAGGCAGACTAGGCAGtagaaaactagaagaacacttTCATAAGTTTGACACCTCCACATCTGAAACAAAAAACTACTATGTGAAGTTTCACTGACAGTACACAAAATAGTCAAAACTGGTCCATGCACAGAAATCCATGAAAACACACAACTGGATAAACAACACAAGACTGTTTGGCTGTCCACTAACATAGTATATAATGCTTTACTTGTCTAAAGTTTAGTTACACTATATATATCATATTTTGTAAGCTTGCCCTACCCTACCATGGCATGTTACTTGTAGTAGATTTGCTAGGGTGTAAGATTAAGATGACTCTTTGGCCACGTTTTAGGTTAGTGTCTTGCTGAATGCCTCTCCTGTTGATGCATTTTTGCTATCAATATTAGTGTGCTCTGTTTGTTGTTCTTTCTTTATGTCCAAGTCATAATTTGAGATCTAATGACAACTAAATTTAATATGTTGAAGGTAAGAAGCAGGGAAGAAATGAGTTTGTCATACGCCTCCAGCCATCAGAAGCCATGTACATGAAACTAACTGTAAGTACAGCTACTTGTGTATGAGTAATGTCTCATGCTGTTTTTCTGCAGTAAAATTTTCTGACATGTTAAGCAGAACAGAGCCCCTAATATAATTTATTGATTTTACGTGAATTCGAGCAGGTGAAGAAACCTGGATTGGAAATGGCTACTGAACAGAGTGAACTTGATCTGTCATATGGGATGCGTTACCAAGATGTCAAAATTCCAGAGGCATATGAGCGCCTCATTTTGGACACGTACGTACCATCCTTCCCTAATTTATGTTGCTTCTTGAAAGAGAATGTTCAGTCCTAAAATCAGTAAATCGTGCATACATACAGTTTTACATACCCATGTCCTTTATAATGGTAACTCGGACTGATGGGCATACATGTTTCCACAGAATAAGAGGAGACCAGCAACACTTTGTGCGCCGAGATGAGCTGAAGGTTCGTTTCCATTCTGTCACTGACATTGTATCTGGTTGAATGGAACTCTTCTAATTTCCGTTCTGTCACTGACATCGTATCTGGTTGTTTCAGGCTGCCTGGCAGATCTTCACTCCCTTGTTGCACGACATCGACGCCGGCAAGCTGAAGGCTGTTTCATACAAGCCTGGCAGCCGAGGCCCCAAGGAAGCTGATGAACTGAGTGAGAAGGTTGGGTACATGCAGACCCACGGTTACATCTGGATACCACCCACCCTTGCATAGAGTGCCTCCCTCGATCCTTGTAGGTTTGTTTAGCTAGGAAGAGTGAAAGTATCACGGATAAAAATCTTACGAATTTTAGCTGTACTGCGGTTTACCTGGCGTTGTAATAACGGATCTGTTTGACGGAGTATACCTCACCACGGTGTGAAATAAAAAATGGAGTGTTTCAGTCATTGTTTATAAGACGGTTAGACGACCTAAGTCAAGCACCACCCGTTTTGACGCCTAAGCGAAAACGGGCATATTTCTAGGACGCCGATAAGTGCCATATATGTGGGTGGTAGGGAGTCCGCTCACACATTTTGTGTGGTGTATAAAAGGAACAGCCCACACATCTATATGTGGGCAAAACAATTAGCGCTCACAtgcctctttttttctctcccGATCCCTCTCACACGCGTGCGTGTGGGCGAAGTTGATAACGCCCACACGCCCGTATGTTAGGCCTCGTACCTCCTGGTCCCGCACGCCACGCATGACGGTCATCGCGGGCCCGCAGTTGCCATGGTCCAGGCCCTCGTCCATGTTCGTTTAATTGCAGTTGCCATGTCGCTGAGCTACGGTTGCCATGTTGGACAACTGCAGTTGTcatggttgctcaactgcagttgccatgtatggtctgatctaatgtagttgccatgatttcataactttaggagttgccacatactaacactaggcagttgagagagttgccatgtgctcacaagcatgtagggcagttgccatgtacatgcacgttagggcagttgccatgtaccatGCAAAAACATATGGCAACTCGGTAAaagagagttgccatctgcttacgtgcacaccaggcagttgccgtgtaccctgcaaaacacatggcaaattcgggtaaaaaaagagagttgccacctgcttataaaagcacaccaagggcagttgccatgtgcagtgcaaaaacacatggcaactagCAGCTTGGGTGTGGGAGAGGAGAAGGGTGTGTGGACAAGCTGTCAAATGCCCACACACTAGCCCTTGTGTGTGCGTGTAAAGTGGCGTGTGGGTGAATTGCTgaacgcccacacaccagcccctCCTGTGTGGTGAAACGGCTGTGTGGGCGACCAGCTGAACGCCCACACACCAGGCCAGTCCTACGTGGCATTAGAAACATGCCAAGATTCGTGCGCTCACGAACGGACGCGGATCCACGCGTGTGGACGAGATGCAAATGCCCACATGTGTGGGCGTTAACATTTCCGTATTTCTAAAGCGTATTTGCTGCCAGGCAGCCTGAAACAACCAGATACTTAAATATGTTTCTAAGCGGGTCCTTGGTTATATACTTGTTTGGTTGACCGTTTGTTTGACTGTTAACTGACTTGTAGGGGTCACATGTCAGCGCCTCATCCACAGATTTTTTACGGATAGCCCCTACAAATATTTTTAAAAAGCAATCGGGTCCTTGGAATCATTTAAAAAAAACAATCGGATCCTTGGACTGTCGCTGCCGCGCCTCCAAAGGGCTCTGCCCGTGGTCGCCGTTGCGCCTCCATGGGGCTCCGTCCGTGGTTGCCGCTGCACGCCGCCATGGGTGGTCACCACCGTGCGCCGCCGCCATGGGGTTTCGCCCGCGGTCACCGTGCGCCATGGGGCTTTGCCCGTGGTCGTCGCCGCGCGCCATGGGGCTTCGCCCGCGGTCGCCACACACGCCATGGGCGGCTTATCTCTCTTCCTTCTTCGTCACGCCTGCTCGAGGTGGGTGGAGCAGCCGAGCAGCTCGGCGTGCTTGGTCCAGGAGGCGCCGActggaggtggcggcggcttggTCGGCCTCGGCGCGGAGGCAAGGCTCGACGGGGGCGGAAGAGGTGGACGCCTCGTGCTCTCCCGGAATCCGAGCGGTGACCGCTCCCACCGTCGAGCACAGGCCCGACTCGGGTGAGGGTGGCCAGGTCGGGGAGAGCTACGGCAACCACCGGAATTGAATCGCCGGTGTTGGCTGGCGACGGCTGTGCCCCGCCGCCCGCGTACGGCCATGAACGACACCAGCCTGCCTTGGACCTCGACCTCCGTCGCCTGACCCGCCATGGTCACATATGAGGCCGCGCGCCGGATGTAGcagctcccccccccccccccacaacggAGCAACCAAGCTCTCGTCCCTGATGAGCAACCGAGCTCTCCTCCCCCATCAAGCTGCACGCACACAAGGTGCTCGACGAAATGAGGCAGAGAGGAAATGATTCAAAAGAGGAGGttgaggctgacatgtgggccccacgCGTAAGCTAGGAGTCAAACAAACTTCCTATTTAGGTGCGGGCCCGACCTGTCATCATCTGGATTGATTTTAAATCACACGGCGATTTGGGTTTTTTGAAACAGCCGATCCCTGACTTGGTAGTTATCGGAGAAAAAATATTTTCGATAGTTTTTTGGAACCTTAGCCTGTAAAGtagtagttttatgctatttactcAATGCCACATGGATGTGCTGCTCCTAAAGATAATTAGCCAATACCAAAACCTCCCTCACAGCCAATGCTTCCAAGGTAGTAGGATCATCATATCCCACAAAGACCAATGCCGATGCTCCCAAGAAAAGTCCCTAATGATCTCTGCATAAGGCTCCCACAACACCAGTAGGTTCGTTCCTAGTCAGCGCTGCATCAACATTGATTTTGCAAAGTCCCTTTGGTGCTACCAGCCAATGATTACGCCTTATAGGCCCTGACTTGATGAATGTGGCTTTTGGTTTCTCTAGGATCTGTAACTCAGACAAGAAAGAGTTTATGAACATATCAGTTGAGAAAGGACTCTGAATTATCTCCTCATGAATAGCCTTTCTTCTGGCATGCCAAACAATCCATAATGTGACTGGCATGGTGATGAATCCGACATTCGACGTATTCTTGAGTAAAGAAAAGAGCCAACCTTTTGCATCTTGATCTTGTTTGGGACAAATGTGTTCGACCACCGTCTCTGGAGCGAAATCTGACACACTTCTGGCCATAGAACAATCAAGGAGGGTATGTCTCCATGTATCCTTAGCTCCACAAAGAGGGAAAACTGGCGTTGGCAACATGTTTCAATGCCGAAGAACCTCTCTAGTAGGTATGGAATGCTTCACTAGATGCCATAGTAACATCTTGATTTTACTTGGGACGTGAATCTTCCAAAGGCAAGTCCAACAGTTATTATCATTATCATGGTTTGAGGACTCCTCTCCCTTTTTTTGAAAGTTACTAGGAGAACTGCTAAGATTCCATTTTAGAAGAGAAAGCCGATGGCAAGGTACAAGAGATGGGACAAGGTACCAAGAAACAACCTGAAGGCAAGAAAAAGAAGAGAAACAAAACAAAGGGTAGAAGAATGTCCTACACCCTCCATGATAGATCTTTGTCTACTCATGAGACAAACTAGCAAGCTAGATTTATAACAACCTGCACCGGCAGTTCTTTCTTCTTGAAGATTTGACGGTTACGCTCACGACATATTTCCCATGAAAGAAGCAGGGTCAAGGACTTTTTGGCTGCACAATCAGGCTTGGGAAGGTTTGACGAGAGTGAAGAACACTAGTCAATAGTTGTAGCTAAAGCCTGCCAAACTGCTGATGACAGTGTCACTATACTTTCCAACAAAGCGACAAAACTTCTCTTGTGACCGAGGACATTTCCCGAGAATGTGGTCATCCGTCTTAAAATTATGCATGCACATGGGGCAAAAATAATTGTTCTTCCAGCTCCTTAGCAGAAGGATATTTTCCATAAGAATTTTGTGATGCACGACGGTCCACAAGAAGAACTTGCATTTGAAGGGAGCTCGCACACGCCACATAAGATGAACAAATGGCTTGCTCACTTTTCCAATAAAAAGCATGTGGTACACCTACCTTGCCAAGTACACACCATCTGTTGAGAGCTTACAAAGATTTGAGTCCGGTGTCCCAGGCTGCAACGTTAAGATCTCTATCCTGGAGGATAGTTTGATAAGCTCAACAAGCATTTCATCTCTGAATCCATGGGAGAGATCCCACAGCCAAGCAGAGTTTTGCATTGCGCTAAAAATCGATCTTTTCTTATCAAAATTCCAAAGAAGGCTGGGGTAAAGTCTCGCGGGCTGTACCTATTGGGGATATTCCCCATGACCAAGACTCGACCAAATGTGTGACCCGACCAGAAGCATGGCAGCTTCATGGGTCACCTTATTTTCCGGGTCATGGCAAGAAGACAAGAAGGGCCCGTAGGCCCAAGAGTGAGACCCGGCCAAATGCCAGCTCATGAAGGAACCCCGAAGGGCCGA contains:
- the LOC125538772 gene encoding glucose-6-phosphate 1-dehydrogenase, cytoplasmic isoform-like, translating into MAGTDSSASSRQSSFNSLAKDLELPLEQGCLTIVVLGASGDLAKKKTFPALYHLFEQGFLQSGEVHIVGYARTNLSDDGLRGRIRAYLKGASEEHVSEFLQLIKYVSGSYDSGEGFEKLNKEISDYEMSNNSGSSRRLFYLALPPSVYPSVCKMIRTYCMSPTSRAGWTRVIVEKPFGRDLDSAEELSSQLGELFEEDQLYRIDHYLGKELVQNLLVLRFANRLFLPLWNRDNVDNIQIVFREDFGTDGRGGYFDQYGIIRDIIQNHLLQVFCLVAMEKPVSLKPEHIRDEKVKVLQSVNPIKDEEVVLGQYQGYKDDPTVPDDSNTPTFASIVLRVHNERWEGVPFILKAGKALNSRKAEIRVQFKDVPGDIFKCKKQGRNEFVIRLQPSEAMYMKLTVKKPGLEMATEQSELDLSYGMRYQDVKIPEAYERLILDTIRGDQQHFVRRDELKAAWQIFTPLLHDIDAGKLKAVSYKPGSRGPKEADELSEKVGYMQTHGYIWIPPTLA